From a region of the Rhipicephalus microplus isolate Deutch F79 chromosome X, USDA_Rmic, whole genome shotgun sequence genome:
- the LOC119169380 gene encoding uncharacterized protein LOC119169380 isoform X1, with protein MVQARHRLAQTLLTSMYEPENIEIHMDLPDCELEDNRTASCPAPDRITTAAPSRAQTPTSSPSDVAAAGNATVHGSPPDSHTGETRWVANTRVPLQGPQRYAEATYALIEARFDRDTAIENRRLQLEEDRLRFEIKHHEEKMKLKEMELQQRQVEQEAKFKLKELELEALAEERRHNRSYQEAQLEIIKSFINK; from the exons ATGGTGCAAGCACGTCACAGGCTCGCTCAGACACTTCTTACTTCAATGTATGAGCCGGAGAACATAGAGATTCACATGGATCTGCCTGACTGTG AACTCGAAGACAACCGGACGGCCTCATGCCCAGCACCTGACCGCATCACAACTGCTGCACCCAGTCGAGCTCAAACTCCAACATCTAGTCCTTCAGATGTTGCTGCTGCAG GCAATGCAACTGTGCATGGGAGCCCCCCTGATTCCCACACTGGTGAAACCAGATGGGTGGCCAACACTCGTGTGCCTCTGCAAg GTCCACAGCGGTACGCTGAGGCAACATATGCCCTCATTGAGGCCCGCTTTGATCGGGACACTGCAATCGAGAACCGCCGCCTCCAACTTGAAGAGGACCGGCTCCGGTTCGAGATAAAGCACCATGAGGAGAAAATGAAGCTGAAAGAAATGGAGCTTCAACAGAGGCAGGTGGAGCAGGAGGCAAAATTCAAGCTAAAGGAGCTTGAGCTAGAGGCGCTAGCTGAGGAGCGCAGGCACAACAGGAGCTATCAAGAAGCGCAGCTTGAAATCATAAAGTCATTCATAAATAAGTAG
- the LOC119169380 gene encoding uncharacterized protein LOC119169380 isoform X2: protein MVQARHRLAQTLLTSMYEPENIEIHMDLPDCELEDNRTASCPAPDRITTAAPSRAQTPTSSPSDVAAAGPQRYAEATYALIEARFDRDTAIENRRLQLEEDRLRFEIKHHEEKMKLKEMELQQRQVEQEAKFKLKELELEALAEERRHNRSYQEAQLEIIKSFINK from the exons ATGGTGCAAGCACGTCACAGGCTCGCTCAGACACTTCTTACTTCAATGTATGAGCCGGAGAACATAGAGATTCACATGGATCTGCCTGACTGTG AACTCGAAGACAACCGGACGGCCTCATGCCCAGCACCTGACCGCATCACAACTGCTGCACCCAGTCGAGCTCAAACTCCAACATCTAGTCCTTCAGATGTTGCTGCTGCAG GTCCACAGCGGTACGCTGAGGCAACATATGCCCTCATTGAGGCCCGCTTTGATCGGGACACTGCAATCGAGAACCGCCGCCTCCAACTTGAAGAGGACCGGCTCCGGTTCGAGATAAAGCACCATGAGGAGAAAATGAAGCTGAAAGAAATGGAGCTTCAACAGAGGCAGGTGGAGCAGGAGGCAAAATTCAAGCTAAAGGAGCTTGAGCTAGAGGCGCTAGCTGAGGAGCGCAGGCACAACAGGAGCTATCAAGAAGCGCAGCTTGAAATCATAAAGTCATTCATAAATAAGTAG